In Dermacentor variabilis isolate Ectoservices chromosome 11, ASM5094787v1, whole genome shotgun sequence, one genomic interval encodes:
- the LOC142564915 gene encoding uncharacterized protein LOC142564915 isoform X3 has translation MQVLSLGFISSVMAFASIQYIADPAASCKAQLPPFGPRLLTAKAIFGEAMRGCMKEMVAFVRTVPSEKVRQVLYMECQIYNTCIPLAEEHNWQPAIDCAVPMLQNKRTSGLPLQRVRSSIRRSACL, from the exons ATGCAGGTTTTATCCTTGGGGTTCATCTCTTCCGTGATGGCCTTTGCTTCTATACAATACATCGCGGATCCTGCAGCATCCTGCAAAGCACAACTGCCAC cttttggtcCCCGCCTGCTGACTGCGAAAGCTATTTTTGGCGAAGCCATGCGAGGCTGTATGAAAGAAATGGTCGCCTTTGTAAGAACTGTCCCGTCAGAGAAGGTACGTCAG GTGCTATACATGGAGTGTCAAATCTACAACACGTGCATTCCCCTGGCTGAAGAACATAACTGGCAACCG GCAATTGATTGTGCTGTGCCTATGCTCCAGAATAAG CGTACGTCTGGCCTGCCGCTGCAAAG